A window of the Lactuca sativa cultivar Salinas chromosome 7, Lsat_Salinas_v11, whole genome shotgun sequence genome harbors these coding sequences:
- the LOC111908219 gene encoding rhodanese-like domain-containing protein 6, with protein sequence MINNTTKDDEYGVLLYYNYTNIPNLTDLSTFYTTNCTSLSLLGRIRLSPHGVNATIGGQLSSLKQHITQLTQKYPSFTSTDFKLSTSTNPKSNNKIAQETGFTSLSIRIVKQLVTFTSRALPNPPELSISNAGQHLSAREFHSVLETARDSGKQNLVLLDARNLYETRIGKFSSPNFETLDPKIRQYSDLSNWVDDNSEKIRGKQILMYCTGGIRCEVASAYIKSKGEGFENVFQLYGGIQRYMEEFPEGGFFKGKNFVFDHRVSVASSDPRILGSCLVCEIPFDDYSSRSRCNYCRMLVLVCHACEGKNGKLFVCELCQKYDKLVEHGKNSNVIIAPRKKLRILCLHGFRQNASSFKGRTASFVKKLKNIAEFVYIDAPHQLRFIYQEKKNADVAFAQPKSGCNRKYAWLIDPNDDMDKSGDMGTDWETGGAHRFDCRQYEHQTGGFDESYVYLREKVVEEGPFDGVLGFSQGAAMAACVALKGEMGFRFVILCSGYFGNFGEFGEGGLIKCPSLHIYGSDNGKDRQIGFDESRRLALMFEEGCSVMVEHDFGHIIPTKSPYIDTIKDFLQRFL encoded by the coding sequence ATGATCAATAACACCACAAAAGACGATGAATATGGAGTTCTATTATACTACAACTACACCAACATCCCAAATCTCACTGACCTCTCCACCTTCTACACCACCAACTGCACCTCCCTCTCTCTCCTCGGCCGCATCCGCCTCTCCCCTCACGGAGTCAACGCCACAATCGGCGGTCAACTCTCCTCTCTAAAACAACACATCACCCAACTCACCCAAAAATACCCTTCCTTCACCTCAACCGATTTCAAACTCTCAACATCCACAAACCCTAAAAGCAACAACAAAATAGCACAAGAAACCGGTTTCACATCTCTCTCAATCCGAATCGTTAAACAACTCGTCACTTTCACCTCCCGCGCTCTTCCCAACCCGCCAGAACTCTCAATTTCAAACGCCGGGCAGCATTTATCTGCCCGAGAATTCCATTCCGTTCTTGAAACTGCCCGAGATTCGGGAAAACAAAATCTCGTGCTCTTAGATGCGAGAAATTTATACGAAACAAGAATCGGGAAATTTTCTTCcccaaattttgaaactttggATCCGAAAATCCGACAGTATAGCGATCTTTCTAATTGGGTTGATGATAACTCCGAAAAAATACGCGGGAAACAGATATTAATGTATTGTACAGGTGGCATTAGGTGTGAGGTGGCATCTGCGTATATCAAATCTAAAGGGGagggttttgaaaatgtttttcaaTTATATGGAGGAATTCAAAGGTATATGGAAGAGTTTCCTGAAGGTGGTTTTTTCAAAGGAAAgaattttgtttttgatcataGGGTTTCGGTTGCCAGCTCAGATCCAAGAATCTTGGGGAGTTGTTTGGTTTGTGAAATCCCGTTTGATGATTATTCTTCTAGAAGCCGATGTAATTACTGTCGGATGTTGGTGTTAGTGTGCCACGCGTGCGAGGGTAAAAACGGAAAGTTATTTGTTTGTGAGTTATGTCAGAAATACGATAAGCTTGTTGAACATGGAAAAAATTCAAATGTCATTATTGCCCCTCGGAAAAAACTTAGGATTTTATGCTTACATGGGTTCCGACAAAACGCGTCTAGTTTCAAAGGGCGAACCGCGTCTTTtgttaaaaaactaaaaaacatcGCGGAGTTTGTTTACATCGACGCGCCACATCAGCTCCGGTTCATTTACCAAGAGAAAAAAAACGCTGACGTGGCATTCGCGCAACCGAAATCCGGATGCAATAGGAAGTACGCGTGGTTGATCGATCCGAATGATGACATGGACAAAAGTGGGGACATGGGTACGGATTGGGAAACGGGTGGGGCCCACCGTTTTGATTGTAGACAGTACGAGCACCAGACTGGCGGTTTTGATGAGTCGTATGTTTATTTGAGAGAAAAAGTGGTGGAAGAAGGACCGTTTGATGGGGTTTTGGGGTTTTCACAAGGGGCGGCTATGGCGGCTTGTGTTGCTTTGAAAGGTGAGATGGGTTTTAGATTTGTGATATTGTGTtcggggtattttggtaattttggggaGTTTGGTGAGGGGGGTTTGATTAAGTGTCCTTCGCTTCATATATATGGGAGTGATAATGGGAAAGATAGACAAATAGGGTTTGATGAGAGTAGAAGACTTGCTTTGATGTTTGAGGAGGGGTGTTCGGTTATGGTGGAACATGATTTTGGTCATATTATCCCTACAAAGTCACCGTATATTGATACGATTAAAGATTTTCTTCAACGATTTCTTTAG